The genomic DNA ATGGACACAAAATAGAGGTGCGCGATCCCTGTGCGAGTCAGAGCCGGCAAGGGTTGTGGTCCGTTTGGCGCAGTGTGATTGAACCAGGAGAGGAACCTGCTCATCTCCCTCTTCATCGTGTTTGCCGGCGGCGCTTCAAAGTGGACTTTTGGGTTTCCGATGGGACCTGAGACGACTTGCATCGGGTTTGGACCTGTTCGGTAGATGCCTATACATGTGAGATCCTTCCGACCCTGTGCGAGCATTTCATGCCAGGCGAATAATTGTTGCTCGGATAGAGGGCTATCGTAGTGCCGATAGAGATCAGTCATCATCGCCGCTATGCCTTGCTCGGCAGGGGGAATCTTGCGATTGTCCGTCTCTAGGCCGAAGTTCCGACGCATCGAGGACTGGACAGAGTGGCGATTGAGTATCTCTCCCTCGATTTCCGAAGTCGTGATGGCTTCATCGCTGATAAGATCGATTGTCAGACGAGTCTTGTTGTCTTCCGTAAGATGCTTGACCGCGCCACGAACGATTCCCGCCTCGTGCAGAAAGCGAGTTTCATATTGAGCCAAGGTCTCCCGTTCATAGGTTAAAACCGGCCATCCTTCTTGTTGCCAATTCCATGTCAGAGTCATAGCGTCCTCATGTATGGCTCATAATAACCCGTTTATATGAGTTATAGAAGGGGTTCTTATAACTCATGGAAGATGGCGAGGAGGTTGGTTGTTGGGAGCTACAGACGTCCGAATGTCCGCTCGAAGAACTCTTTGGTGAGTTTCATATGCTGTACGATATCCGTCTGGAGGTGGCGCGCGCCGGCTTGCCAGTCGTCGGTGGTATAACCCACGCGGCGGGCGAGGAAGATGAATTCGTCGGAATCGACCGGTGGGAGAACACGATCTTTGGCATTGCCGCGGACCATGCGAAGACCGTCGATGAGCATCCGGATGAAGAAATAGGCCTTGCGGAGAGCGTCGCCGTCTTGTTTCGTCACAAGACGACAATCGACGAGAGCAGACAACGCCTGCATGGTGTTGGGGGTGCGCAGGACAGGCCGCCGATGACCGTGCATGATCTGGAGGTACTGGACCGCATATTCGATATCGACAATACCTCCGGGGCTATGTTTGAGGTTGATCGTGCCTCGCTCCACGAGTTGCTTCAACTGCTGCCGGCGTAAGTCGAGAGCGATACGGAGGTCCCAAGGTTTGCCGCTGTAGACATAGCTGTCACGATGGGCTTCGACGCGCTTGCCCAGAGCCGCGTCGCCCGCCACATGCCGCAGTTTGATCAAAGACTGGCGCTCAAACGGGGCGGCGAGGCCTTCCTCACTGTAGTAGCTCGTGATCTCGTCGAATGGATTCGTCAGCGAACCTTTCCCGCCGTGGGGTCTGAGGCGTACGTCCAGATGAAAGATGCCCTCTTGCTTGGCCTCGATCCACTGTAAGAGTTCCGCGCCGAGCCGCTCAAAGTATTCGCTGTTGTCGATCGATTGCTTACCGCCGGTTCTGCCTGCGTCGCCATAGACGAACATCACTTCAATATCGGAGGCATAGCCCAGTTCCTCGCCTCCGAATTTGCCTAAGCCGAGTACGGTGAAGGGACAGAGTTTCTTGTTCGCCAAGCGCGGTGGGCCATACAGCTTATCCAACTTGGCCTGGCAGTCTTTCAAGCTTCGTTCGACAATGATCTCCGCCAGTTGAGTCAAGGCGGCGGAAAAATCCGGCAGGGCAGTGTCCGGCTCAACGATATGCTTCATGTCAATGCGGAAGAGCTCACGGTCTTTGAAGCTGTTCAGCGCCGCCTTCCGGTCCTCGTGGGTTTTGGCCTGGTTGACCGCGCGATCGAGTTCTTTGCGAAGCTTCGCTCTCGGGGTCATGAGTGGGGCATCACGATAACCTTGCAGGAGCGGCAGGAGGTTGCTGTATTGGCGACGCAGAAAGTCTTCCCAGAGAAAATCGCTTGCGCCGAGCAGTCGGGCGAGGAGAGGAAAGGTCTTCTTGTCGCTGAGAAACGCCAAGGCTTCTTGTTGAACCTTTCCTTTTGCCTGCTGGACCGTCAGATCAAGGAACTGATCAAAGGCCTCCAGGGCCTTGGTCGGATCGGGGGCCCAGGTGAGGGCATGGGTGAACTGTTTGATGAGGACCGCCGTCAGACGCAGCTGTTGCTGATCGGTCACATCGATGAGCTTGTGGCCGTGACGGTTGCGGACATAAAAACGATCATGAATCTTTCCATCCTCGACGTCGAATCGGGCTTTAGAGATGTACACGTTGCGCATCGCGAGGGCGTTGGCGAAAGCGTATAAAAAGGCAGGCGTATCATTCGAACGGATGTCCATGATGGTGTCGGTAGGAGATTGGCTGTTGTCGAACGTGATCTGCACCTGATGGAGCAGACCGCTGAAGGATCCGCGTCGCTTGCCGAGCTGTTCGACCAGACGCCGATTCACCGCAAACCGTGCCTCCTCGAATTGTCCTGTGTCCAGCAGCGTGATCACCGAATGAAGCGCGTCGGACAATTGCTTCTGTTGAGCCACGCCCAACTCTTCGCCTGGTATCGGTAAGACGCGGAACACATCCACGATTTTTTTTCTGCTCAGACCAAGGTTGCCCTTTGCGCGAACACGCGGTCCGTATCCTGTCCAACTGGTGCGTGCGGATTGCTGAACGGTCTTTTCGCCAAATGTATAGATATGCCCTTCCTCAATGTTGAGGCCGAATGCCGAGAGCAGGCCGCAAATTGTGGCAAATTCGGAGAAGTAGTCGTAGGCCACGATCGTAATCTCAAACCGCTTATTCGGTAGCTCGACAAAGTCAATTTCACAGGGATGCTGCGGTGTCAGTTGTGCCGCCAATCGGGCGTGCCGGGCAGTCGCCGGAGGTTCGAACCGCCGGAAGTACTCCTCGTCCATGCGGGCGAAAAAGTCTTGGAGTACATCGGATGGGATATCAGGGCAGAGCGGGCGAACCGAGTTGAGAAGCGATGTGCGATCGGGAGAGCCTATCGGCATGGGCTTCAGTATACCCGAACGGGTTTCATTGTGCGTAGAGGAACCGGTCAGTATAATGCCGCGCCATGAGTCGTCTCTCGGTACCGCCTGAATTCCGACGAGTCCGGTCCTCCGCTCAGGATGACGCCTCCAAGCCGGATCCGAAGCCTGTTTTGCTCGCTGCCAAGCGGAATGTCGAGGAAGCGCGGGCCATTTTGTCCGCTTATGGTCTGCGTGATCTCAACCAAGCTGACTGCAACCTCGATGCGATGGCGGGCGACCCGATTCAACGCCGGCGGCTGGCCGATATTCTGCCGATGTTGATGGAATCGATTTCCAGGACGGCCGACCCGGATCAGGCGCTGAACCACTGGGAGCGCATGTTGGCCGGCGTATCCCGCAGCTCATTTCTCGATTACTTGCGCACGTCGCCTCGCATGCTCGATCTTCTCTGTATGATTTTCGGCAATAGCGACGCCTTGTCCTTTACGCTGATCCGAGATCCAACGTTGGTGTATTGGTTGGCTGAAGAGGAAGTCCTATTACGACCTCCGACGCGGAGAGGGATGGAGAATGCACTTCGCCACAGCATCGGGCACCTGACTTCCAAGGAATTGAAGCTGGACGCTCTGCGGCGGTTTCGGCGGCGGGAAATGCTGCGCATCGGCGTGCGAGATCTTCTTCGTCTTGCCATAGTATCGGAGACGACCGGCTCATTGTCCGATTTGGCCTGCCTGCTGATTCAGGCCGCCTATGAGATTGTTGAGACAGATCTCAAGCGGCAGTATGGTGTGCCCATGCATCAAACCCGGCAGGGACGATGGGGAGAGACCAAGTTCACTGTCATCGGGATGGGGAAACTCGGCGGACGCGAATTGAATTACAGTTCCGACGTTGATTTGCTCTACATTTACGAGTCTGATGAGGGGGAAACCAGAACGCCGTCAGGCAGACGTGCGGCCAAGCCGGCCGGCGTCGGCGTTTCCAATGAGGAATATTTTGAAATTCTCTCCCGTGAATTGACGAGGGCTCTGACCGAACCTACGCGGGAAGGGTACGTCTTTCGGGTCGATTTACGTTTACGTGCGGAGGGATCCGTCGGACAGTTAGCCCGCTCGCTTGCCAGCTATCAACGGCATTATCTCGTGCGTGGACAAGTCTGGGAACGGTTGGCGTTGTTGAAGGCTTCGCCGGTGGCCGGCTCCTACGAAGTCGGGCAGGCATTTCTCAAGCTGATCAAGCCGTTCGTGTTGGGGACAGGGGAGAAATTGGATCGTGATAAGGCGTTGGCGATCGTCCAGGATGTTCGTGCCGTGAAGGACATGATCGACGCGAGAATGATGGACCGCGGCCATGCACAACGCAATGTGAAGTTGGGGATCGGCGGGATTCGAGAGATCGAGTTTTTCGTACAGACCGTTCAAGTCTTGGCCGGGCGAAAAGTCCCGGCACTTCTGGATCGCAGCACGCTCGGTTCGCTGAACCGGCTGGCTCAGAAAAAACTGCTCTCCATCAATGAGCGCGATGCGTTGATCGACGCCTATCTGTTCCTGCGCGATGTCGAACATAAGTTGCAGATGGTCCATGATCTCCAGACTCATGCGCTTCCCGAAAGATCGGAAGAGTTGGAGCGCTGCGCCGTCCGGATGGGGTACGGAATGGACGATCGTAAGAAGGCAGTCGAATCGTTCCAGGCCGACCATCAACGCCATACGGAAACGGTTCACCGTACCTTCCGGTCGCTGTTCTACGAACCAAAGACCTCGCCTGTTTTAAAAGCGACACTCCAAGAAATGAACGCAAGCTGCTGAACCCGGAAATTGTCCGGTGAGACGGCGCTAAGAGGCCTGCAGCAAAGTTTATGAGCGTAGGTACGGGTCTTGTATTTCATAAGGACGCCCGGCGAAACTGGAAATACAAAGGTGAGCCCGTGTCGCGAATCTGGAGCACACGTCTGCAGGGCGGGGTCATCGTTGCCCTTTTGCTGGGGGCTATCGGCACGCTCCTGTACAACGCGCATTCTGCTGCGACACTTCCGCAACAAGAACTGCAGATCCGTACCTCCCTCCAGGAAGCCAGCCACCTCATGGCTGAATCTGCGGGCTCAGCCCTTCGATCGATGTCACGAGAAAACCCAGAACAGTTGGAGGAGTTGCACCAAGCGTTAGCCTCGGTCTCCAATCAAGTTCTCACCAATTTCCCCGGTGTGGAAGGGGGATTTTATTTACGTGAGGCGAATCGGTTCAGTGGGTATGGTTTCCCGACCGCCGGCGCTAAGCATCCCTCGGAGCCGTCGAGGACCGATCCGCCGCCTTTGGAAGCGCCGTTGATTCGACAACAAGCTCAACAAAGCCTCTCGGAACAATCCCCGCTCTTCACCGTTCGGGATATCGGTCCCAGTCGTGTCATGGTCGTGACGGAGGCGATCGGTTCCGAACGTCCCGCGCCCGCTACGACATGGGCGATGGTTCGCCTGACAGGACCGGAGCAACTGCAAAGCCAACTTCGCCGTTATGAGATTTCCATCGGCCTCGCCTTAGCGGGCCTGGCCTTGGCCTTGGTGCTGACGTTCACACTCAGTCAATCGCTGGCGCGGCAACGATCCGCGCAGGAAAAACTCACGGAAGAATTACGTCGATCGGAGCAACTCGCGTCGCTCGGGAAATTGCTCGCGGGCGTGGCACACGAGATTCGAAACCCCTTGGCCGGGATCCGTTCGACGATTCAGCTCTGGCAACGGTTTCCCGATCAAACTCATATCATGGGTTCCGTGGATGCGGTCGTGCAGG from Nitrospira sp. includes the following:
- a CDS encoding Two-component system sensor histidine kinase; this encodes MSVGTGLVFHKDARRNWKYKGEPVSRIWSTRLQGGVIVALLLGAIGTLLYNAHSAATLPQQELQIRTSLQEASHLMAESAGSALRSMSRENPEQLEELHQALASVSNQVLTNFPGVEGGFYLREANRFSGYGFPTAGAKHPSEPSRTDPPPLEAPLIRQQAQQSLSEQSPLFTVRDIGPSRVMVVTEAIGSERPAPATTWAMVRLTGPEQLQSQLRRYEISIGLALAGLALALVLTFTLSQSLARQRSAQEKLTEELRRSEQLASLGKLLAGVAHEIRNPLAGIRSTIQLWQRFPDQTHIMGSVDAVVQATDRLNEILTRLLHFARAEHADRRPIQMNELVAETLALLEAQATVQDVRLEPDLGKGLPPVLGSPTALRQALLNLATNALQAMPHGGRLHCRTRWQKQVQAVELTIADTGSGISPKDRGHLFEPFFTTRPEGTGLGLALCREIVLQHGGVIELVTQSDPGATFRVVLPTGER
- a CDS encoding glutamine synthetase adenylyl-L-tyrosine phosphorylase/glutamate-ammonia-ligase adenylyltransferase; translation: MSRLSVPPEFRRVRSSAQDDASKPDPKPVLLAAKRNVEEARAILSAYGLRDLNQADCNLDAMAGDPIQRRRLADILPMLMESISRTADPDQALNHWERMLAGVSRSSFLDYLRTSPRMLDLLCMIFGNSDALSFTLIRDPTLVYWLAEEEVLLRPPTRRGMENALRHSIGHLTSKELKLDALRRFRRREMLRIGVRDLLRLAIVSETTGSLSDLACLLIQAAYEIVETDLKRQYGVPMHQTRQGRWGETKFTVIGMGKLGGRELNYSSDVDLLYIYESDEGETRTPSGRRAAKPAGVGVSNEEYFEILSRELTRALTEPTREGYVFRVDLRLRAEGSVGQLARSLASYQRHYLVRGQVWERLALLKASPVAGSYEVGQAFLKLIKPFVLGTGEKLDRDKALAIVQDVRAVKDMIDARMMDRGHAQRNVKLGIGGIREIEFFVQTVQVLAGRKVPALLDRSTLGSLNRLAQKKLLSINERDALIDAYLFLRDVEHKLQMVHDLQTHALPERSEELERCAVRMGYGMDDRKKAVESFQADHQRHTETVHRTFRSLFYEPKTSPVLKATLQEMNASC
- a CDS encoding Fic domain-containing protein translates to MTLTWNWQQEGWPVLTYERETLAQYETRFLHEAGIVRGAVKHLTEDNKTRLTIDLISDEAITTSEIEGEILNRHSVQSSMRRNFGLETDNRKIPPAEQGIAAMMTDLYRHYDSPLSEQQLFAWHEMLAQGRKDLTCIGIYRTGPNPMQVVSGPIGNPKVHFEAPPANTMKREMSRFLSWFNHTAPNGPQPLPALTRTGIAHLYFVSIHPFEDGNGRIGRALSEKSLSQCLGHPTLIALSHTLSKNRPAYYKALEENNKELEITAWLLYFAQTILDAQRYTQRFIDFLIEKTKLYDRLRGRLNLRQEKVLARMFREGLEGFKGGLSADNYLKITDTSRATATRDLQDLVEKGALRKTGELKHTRYWLSILKDSGKH
- a CDS encoding glutamine synthetase adenylyl-L-tyrosine phosphorylase/glutamate-ammonia-ligase adenylyltransferase, whose translation is MPIGSPDRTSLLNSVRPLCPDIPSDVLQDFFARMDEEYFRRFEPPATARHARLAAQLTPQHPCEIDFVELPNKRFEITIVAYDYFSEFATICGLLSAFGLNIEEGHIYTFGEKTVQQSARTSWTGYGPRVRAKGNLGLSRKKIVDVFRVLPIPGEELGVAQQKQLSDALHSVITLLDTGQFEEARFAVNRRLVEQLGKRRGSFSGLLHQVQITFDNSQSPTDTIMDIRSNDTPAFLYAFANALAMRNVYISKARFDVEDGKIHDRFYVRNRHGHKLIDVTDQQQLRLTAVLIKQFTHALTWAPDPTKALEAFDQFLDLTVQQAKGKVQQEALAFLSDKKTFPLLARLLGASDFLWEDFLRRQYSNLLPLLQGYRDAPLMTPRAKLRKELDRAVNQAKTHEDRKAALNSFKDRELFRIDMKHIVEPDTALPDFSAALTQLAEIIVERSLKDCQAKLDKLYGPPRLANKKLCPFTVLGLGKFGGEELGYASDIEVMFVYGDAGRTGGKQSIDNSEYFERLGAELLQWIEAKQEGIFHLDVRLRPHGGKGSLTNPFDEITSYYSEEGLAAPFERQSLIKLRHVAGDAALGKRVEAHRDSYVYSGKPWDLRIALDLRRQQLKQLVERGTINLKHSPGGIVDIEYAVQYLQIMHGHRRPVLRTPNTMQALSALVDCRLVTKQDGDALRKAYFFIRMLIDGLRMVRGNAKDRVLPPVDSDEFIFLARRVGYTTDDWQAGARHLQTDIVQHMKLTKEFFERTFGRL